Proteins encoded by one window of Vibrio rumoiensis:
- the rlmH gene encoding 23S rRNA (pseudouridine(1915)-N(3))-methyltransferase RlmH: MKIQLIAVGTKMPKWVEDGFYEYQRRFPSDMPFDLVEITAGKRGKNADIARILQKEGEAMLAAVPKGNRIITLDIPGKRWDTSQLASQLDAWKLDGRDVSILIGGPEGLAPACKAAADQSWSLSPLTLPHPMVRVIMAESLYRAWSVTANHPYHRE; this comes from the coding sequence GTGAAAATTCAACTTATTGCTGTTGGAACCAAGATGCCGAAATGGGTCGAAGATGGTTTTTACGAATATCAGCGCCGCTTTCCAAGTGATATGCCATTCGATTTAGTCGAAATTACCGCCGGAAAACGTGGAAAAAATGCCGACATTGCAAGGATTTTGCAAAAAGAAGGCGAAGCTATGCTGGCGGCTGTACCTAAAGGTAATCGCATTATAACATTGGATATTCCAGGTAAACGCTGGGATACAAGCCAACTGGCTTCTCAATTAGATGCTTGGAAATTAGATGGGCGCGATGTGTCTATTCTAATTGGTGGCCCTGAAGGTCTCGCGCCAGCTTGTAAAGCGGCGGCTGACCAAAGTTGGTCCTTATCACCACTTACTTTGCCACATCCAATGGTTCGGGTCATTATGGCTGAAAGCCTATACCGAGCCTGGAGCGTTACCGCTAATCACCCGTACCACCGAGAATAA
- the rsfS gene encoding ribosome silencing factor: MQLNELKDFLADKADDMKAENIITLNVQGKSSVTDYMIVCTGTSKRHVASIADNVAKEAKIAGIDPLGIDGEQEGEWVVVDMGSVMVHIMQEAHRDLYQLEKLWG; this comes from the coding sequence TTGCAACTAAACGAGTTAAAAGATTTTCTTGCTGATAAAGCAGATGATATGAAAGCTGAAAACATCATTACCCTTAATGTTCAAGGCAAATCTAGTGTTACCGACTACATGATCGTATGTACGGGTACATCTAAGCGTCACGTAGCCTCTATTGCTGATAATGTAGCCAAAGAAGCAAAAATCGCAGGCATTGACCCTTTAGGCATTGATGGTGAACAAGAAGGTGAATGGGTGGTGGTCGATATGGGTTCTGTCATGGTTCATATCATGCAAGAAGCACATCGTGACCTATACCAATTAGAAAAACTTTGGGGATAG
- the holA gene encoding DNA polymerase III subunit delta encodes MRIFADKLAENLERKSFPIYLLMGNEPLLLQESKDLLYQHAKDKGFLDKQRFTLDKQLDWNLIFDCCQALSLFSNQQIIELEIPESGVTAAGAKELINLVGMLNPDILLVIVGNKLSRAQENTKWFKALHQHGLLVSCNSPELRQLPQFVQQRCRKLKLTPDAEAIQMLAQWHEGNLLALAQSLEKLALLYPDGKLTMPRVESALSRHNHFTPFQWTDALLAGQAKRAQRILRQLQAEGQEAIIILRTIQKELFLLIEMRQSFDHGSGLGKIFDQHRIWQNKRPLYTSALQRLNLTFLQRQVHLLCQLELSVKTTFDQDPWPKLSQLSIELCQPTTQLSRLEQPI; translated from the coding sequence ATGCGTATATTTGCTGATAAACTCGCTGAAAATCTAGAGCGTAAATCGTTTCCTATTTATTTATTAATGGGTAACGAGCCTTTGCTGCTACAAGAGAGCAAAGATCTGCTCTACCAACATGCTAAAGATAAAGGCTTTTTAGATAAACAGCGATTTACCTTGGACAAGCAACTAGATTGGAATCTTATTTTTGATTGTTGCCAAGCGCTTAGTCTATTTTCTAATCAGCAAATCATAGAACTCGAAATTCCTGAATCAGGCGTCACCGCTGCGGGAGCAAAAGAGTTAATCAATCTAGTTGGAATGTTAAATCCAGATATTTTACTTGTGATTGTGGGAAACAAACTTTCTCGCGCTCAAGAAAATACCAAATGGTTTAAAGCGCTACATCAACATGGCTTACTTGTCAGTTGCAACAGCCCAGAATTACGTCAACTGCCACAATTTGTGCAGCAACGGTGTCGAAAATTAAAATTAACGCCTGACGCTGAAGCGATTCAAATGCTCGCTCAATGGCATGAAGGCAATTTACTTGCTCTTGCTCAAAGCCTAGAAAAATTAGCTCTCTTGTATCCAGATGGAAAATTGACGATGCCAAGAGTAGAATCCGCACTTAGCCGACATAACCATTTTACGCCATTTCAATGGACCGATGCGCTGCTGGCAGGACAAGCTAAGCGCGCTCAACGTATCTTGCGTCAACTACAAGCGGAAGGTCAGGAAGCGATCATTATCCTTAGAACCATTCAAAAAGAACTCTTCTTATTAATTGAAATGAGACAATCTTTTGATCATGGTTCTGGACTTGGCAAAATTTTTGACCAACACCGAATCTGGCAAAACAAGCGACCTTTATACACGTCAGCATTACAGCGATTAAACTTGACGTTTCTACAAAGGCAAGTTCACCTTCTATGCCAATTAGAGTTATCGGTCAAAACCACCTTTGATCAAGACCCATGGCCAAAGCTAAGCCAGCTGTCTATCGAGTTATGTCAACCAACGACCCAACTATCTCGCCTAGAGCAACCTATTTAA
- a CDS encoding LPS-assembly lipoprotein LptE, whose protein sequence is MAHLFSRTHVRLLAIIGLAMMTTACGFHFRGNYLLPDEVSTISVTSFDSYNQITRNVKNQLRLNGVDVVSPGSGVPNLHLINESDNDTSDNGRTLSLYQNSRAAEYELSYRVSYQVSVPGYDKKTFNVNVTRSYLDNPLAALAKSVERDMTLKEMREQAAEQIVRQMARLKAQLIVTPAGSDELQDFPTSTNDDTQQSQTVTIDEGVQQTISTSEASDDSNDVVIDDSQPETP, encoded by the coding sequence GTGGCACATTTGTTTTCTCGTACTCATGTTCGTCTTCTCGCCATTATAGGCCTAGCAATGATGACCACAGCCTGTGGTTTCCATTTTAGAGGCAACTATCTTTTGCCGGATGAAGTATCGACCATTTCTGTCACTAGCTTTGATTCATACAACCAAATCACTCGTAATGTGAAAAATCAATTACGATTAAATGGTGTTGACGTTGTCTCACCAGGCTCAGGTGTTCCAAATTTACACCTAATCAATGAAAGTGATAATGACACTAGTGATAATGGCCGCACATTATCCTTGTATCAAAACTCACGGGCTGCTGAATATGAATTATCTTATCGAGTGTCTTACCAAGTTTCAGTCCCTGGATACGATAAAAAAACATTCAACGTAAATGTGACTCGAAGTTATCTCGACAACCCGTTAGCCGCATTAGCGAAATCGGTAGAACGAGACATGACCTTAAAAGAAATGCGCGAACAAGCAGCAGAACAAATTGTCCGTCAAATGGCGCGTTTAAAAGCTCAATTAATCGTTACTCCAGCAGGAAGCGATGAATTACAAGACTTCCCGACAAGCACTAATGATGATACTCAACAATCACAAACCGTCACTATTGATGAAGGTGTTCAACAAACCATATCAACCAGTGAAGCTTCTGATGACAGTAACGATGTCGTAATTGATGACTCTCAGCCAGAGACGCCATAA
- the leuS gene encoding leucine--tRNA ligase, which yields MQEHKVKLAEQYTPQDIEPKVQQHWDDNKTFEVTEDPNKEKFYCLSMFPYPSGRLHMGHVRNYTIGDVVSRYQRLQGKNVMQPIGWDAFGLPAENAAVKNKTAPAPWTYENIEYMKNQLKLLGFGYDWKREFATCTPEYYRWEQEFFTKLYEKGLVYKKTSSVNWCPNDMTVLANEQVEDGCCWRCDTPVEQKEIPQWFIKITEYAQELLDDLDNLDGWPEMVKTMQRNWIGRSEGVELTFKVNGQTDLEVYTTRPDTLMGVTYVGIAAGHPLATIAAKNNPELAAFCEECKNTKVAEAELATMEKKGMDTGLTAIHPLNGKEVPVYVANFVLMDYGTGAVMAVPAHDQRDFEFATKYGLNIEAVILDEDGNQPDVSEAAYTEKGKLFNSGEFDGLDFQAAFDAIAAKLESEAKGKKTVNFRLRDWGVSRQRYWGAPIPMVTTDDGEVHPVPADQLPVILPEDVVMDGVTSPIKADKAWAETTFNGEHALRETDTFDTFMESSWYYARYCSPQADDILDPEKANYWLPVDQYVGGIEHACMHLLYSRFFHKLLRDAGYVTSDEPFKQLLCQGMVLADAFYHTNEKGTKEWVAPTDVTVERDGKGRIEKAVDNQGRNVEHSGMIKMSKSKNNGIDPQEMVDKYGADTVRLFMMFASPADMTLEWQESGVEGANRFLRRVWKLVGEHTSQGDVEALDVSALTGDQKALRRDVHKTIAKVSDDVGRRQTFNTAIAAIMELMNKLGKAPQDNAQDRAILDEALKAVVRMLYPITPHICHELWNALGESNVDSCEWPTFDEKALVEDEKLIIVQVNGKLRAKLTVPADISKDDIETMGLNDEHVIKFTDGLTIRKVIYVPGKLLNIVAN from the coding sequence ATGCAAGAGCATAAAGTGAAATTAGCAGAACAATATACCCCTCAAGATATTGAGCCAAAGGTTCAACAACACTGGGATGACAACAAAACGTTTGAAGTAACAGAAGATCCAAACAAAGAGAAATTCTACTGTTTGTCTATGTTCCCATACCCAAGTGGCCGACTGCACATGGGGCACGTTCGTAATTACACTATCGGTGATGTGGTTTCTCGTTATCAACGTCTACAAGGTAAAAACGTCATGCAACCTATTGGTTGGGATGCGTTTGGTCTACCTGCTGAAAATGCCGCGGTAAAAAATAAAACCGCACCAGCGCCTTGGACTTACGAAAATATCGAATACATGAAAAACCAACTTAAACTATTAGGCTTTGGTTATGATTGGAAACGTGAATTTGCCACTTGTACGCCAGAATACTACCGTTGGGAACAAGAGTTTTTCACTAAATTGTATGAAAAAGGCTTGGTTTATAAAAAGACCTCTTCCGTAAACTGGTGCCCTAATGATATGACCGTACTTGCCAACGAGCAAGTAGAAGACGGTTGCTGCTGGCGTTGTGACACACCAGTAGAACAAAAAGAAATTCCACAGTGGTTTATTAAAATTACTGAGTACGCACAAGAGTTATTGGATGATCTTGATAACCTAGACGGTTGGCCTGAAATGGTAAAAACCATGCAGCGCAACTGGATTGGTCGCTCTGAAGGTGTTGAGCTCACTTTCAAAGTAAACGGTCAAACTGATCTTGAAGTTTATACCACACGTCCTGACACGCTGATGGGTGTAACTTATGTTGGCATCGCAGCCGGCCACCCTCTTGCGACAATTGCTGCAAAAAATAACCCAGAGCTTGCAGCTTTCTGTGAAGAGTGTAAAAACACCAAAGTTGCTGAAGCAGAATTAGCCACTATGGAAAAGAAAGGCATGGATACTGGCCTGACTGCGATTCACCCATTAAACGGCAAAGAAGTACCGGTGTATGTGGCTAACTTCGTATTAATGGATTACGGCACAGGTGCAGTAATGGCGGTTCCTGCTCACGATCAACGTGACTTCGAATTCGCTACCAAATACGGTCTAAATATTGAAGCCGTTATTCTTGATGAAGACGGTAACCAACCTGACGTTTCTGAAGCCGCCTACACAGAAAAAGGTAAGCTATTTAATTCAGGCGAATTCGATGGACTTGATTTCCAAGCTGCGTTTGATGCCATTGCTGCCAAATTAGAATCTGAAGCGAAAGGCAAGAAAACCGTTAACTTCCGTCTGCGTGATTGGGGTGTATCTCGTCAACGTTACTGGGGCGCACCAATTCCAATGGTCACCACGGATGATGGTGAAGTGCATCCAGTGCCTGCAGACCAACTTCCAGTGATTCTTCCTGAAGATGTGGTTATGGATGGCGTCACTAGTCCAATTAAAGCTGATAAAGCTTGGGCTGAAACGACGTTCAATGGTGAGCATGCGCTACGTGAAACCGATACCTTCGATACCTTCATGGAATCTTCTTGGTACTATGCACGTTACTGTTCTCCACAAGCTGACGATATTCTAGACCCAGAAAAAGCGAATTACTGGTTACCAGTCGATCAATATGTGGGTGGTATTGAGCACGCTTGTATGCACCTATTGTACTCACGCTTCTTCCATAAATTATTACGTGATGCAGGTTACGTGACTTCTGATGAGCCGTTCAAGCAACTGCTTTGTCAAGGTATGGTACTAGCCGATGCTTTCTACCACACTAATGAAAAAGGCACGAAAGAATGGGTTGCACCTACTGACGTAACCGTTGAGCGTGATGGTAAAGGCCGCATTGAAAAAGCCGTCGATAATCAAGGGCGTAACGTTGAGCACTCTGGCATGATCAAAATGTCTAAGTCGAAAAACAACGGTATTGATCCGCAAGAAATGGTTGATAAGTACGGTGCAGATACTGTTCGTCTGTTTATGATGTTTGCTTCTCCGGCTGATATGACGCTGGAATGGCAAGAATCTGGCGTTGAAGGTGCGAACCGTTTCTTACGTCGTGTATGGAAACTGGTTGGTGAACACACATCACAAGGTGACGTAGAAGCGTTAGATGTTTCTGCTCTAACTGGCGATCAAAAAGCGCTACGCCGTGACGTTCATAAAACCATTGCGAAAGTCAGTGATGATGTTGGCCGTCGTCAGACTTTCAACACCGCGATTGCCGCGATCATGGAATTAATGAACAAGCTCGGTAAAGCCCCACAAGATAACGCGCAAGATCGTGCCATTCTTGATGAAGCACTCAAAGCTGTTGTTCGCATGCTTTACCCTATCACTCCACATATTTGTCATGAATTATGGAACGCTTTGGGCGAATCGAATGTCGATAGTTGTGAGTGGCCGACTTTTGATGAAAAAGCATTAGTGGAAGATGAAAAGCTGATCATCGTACAAGTAAACGGTAAACTACGTGCAAAACTGACCGTCCCTGCTGACATCAGTAAAGATGATATTGAAACGATGGGCTTAAATGACGAGCATGTCATTAAGTTCACTGATGGTTTAACCATTCGTAAAGTAATTTATGTACCCGGTAAACTACTGAATATCGTCGCTAACTAA